From a single Alkalihalophilus pseudofirmus genomic region:
- a CDS encoding aminopeptidase: MTTFQDNLEKYAELAVKVGINIQPNQTLIVRTPLTAVDYVRLVAKKAYEAGAKHVQVIWDDEQITKTKYELAPDEAFNEFPEWLAKGYEELAESGAAFLSITGSNPDLLKDADPERVSNAAKASGKAMAGFRSYVMADKISWSIVAVPSVEWAEKVFPDAKGEEAVQKLWDAIFAATRIHNEDPVADWKSHLANLDEKMVALNEKHYEALHYTAEGTDLTIELPESHLWVSGGSTNKDGVDFVANMPTEEVFTSAKKTGVNGTVSSTKPLNYGGTIIDNFSLTFKDGKVVDFKAEQGEATLQRLLDSDEGARYIGEVALVPHKSPISDTNILFYNTLFDENASNHLAIGSAYAFCIEGGKEMSKEELEKNGLNTSNTHVDFMIGSSDMNIDGIKKDGTREPVFRDGNWAF; this comes from the coding sequence ATGACAACTTTTCAAGACAATTTAGAGAAGTATGCTGAACTTGCTGTTAAAGTCGGCATTAATATCCAGCCAAATCAAACGTTAATTGTTCGTACACCGCTAACAGCTGTTGATTATGTACGACTTGTCGCAAAAAAAGCATATGAAGCTGGCGCTAAGCATGTACAAGTCATTTGGGATGATGAACAGATTACAAAGACTAAATATGAACTAGCTCCTGATGAGGCATTTAACGAGTTCCCTGAATGGCTTGCAAAAGGATATGAAGAACTTGCAGAGAGCGGTGCAGCTTTCTTAAGCATCACGGGTTCTAACCCTGACCTACTGAAAGATGCGGATCCTGAGCGTGTATCGAATGCTGCTAAAGCAAGCGGGAAAGCGATGGCCGGATTCCGTTCGTATGTAATGGCTGATAAAATCAGCTGGTCAATTGTAGCCGTACCTTCTGTGGAATGGGCAGAAAAAGTTTTTCCAGATGCGAAAGGTGAAGAAGCTGTTCAGAAGCTTTGGGATGCAATCTTTGCAGCTACTCGCATTCACAATGAAGACCCAGTAGCCGATTGGAAATCACATCTTGCTAATTTAGATGAAAAGATGGTCGCTTTAAATGAGAAGCATTATGAAGCGCTTCACTATACTGCTGAAGGAACAGACCTTACGATCGAACTTCCTGAATCGCACCTATGGGTAAGCGGAGGAAGCACAAATAAAGATGGTGTAGATTTTGTTGCCAATATGCCTACTGAAGAAGTGTTTACTTCAGCTAAGAAAACAGGCGTCAATGGTACGGTATCAAGTACAAAGCCGCTTAACTACGGCGGAACGATTATTGATAACTTTTCACTTACATTTAAAGATGGAAAAGTGGTCGACTTCAAAGCAGAACAAGGGGAAGCAACATTACAGCGTTTGCTAGACTCTGATGAGGGTGCCCGCTATATTGGTGAAGTGGCTCTTGTCCCTCATAAGTCACCTATTTCTGATACGAATATTTTATTTTACAATACGTTATTTGATGAAAACGCATCAAATCACTTAGCAATCGGCAGTGCTTACGCATTCTGTATTGAAGGTGGAAAAGAGATGTCTAAGGAAGAGCTTGAGAAAAACGGCTTAAACACGAGCAATACTCACGTTGATTTTATGATCGGTTCGAGTGATATGAATATTGACGGCATTAAAAAAGACGGAACACGCGAACCCGTCTTCCGCGACGGAAACTGGGCGTTTTAA
- a CDS encoding DUF948 domain-containing protein, translating into MDWLGIGVLILAIGFAVLVALLIPVLKKLTETLDNTAKTISQAEKSLDDITSETKLVLYNANETLMDVNHKVSKLDPLFDVVEDAGQATHHLTETLADYTGAKMDEVRTGAEVGRQKNLKGFVRGVALMYYLRKANKKRKGQAADAKVKVTVKEEI; encoded by the coding sequence ATGGATTGGTTAGGAATTGGAGTATTAATTTTAGCTATTGGTTTTGCGGTATTAGTCGCATTACTAATCCCGGTACTTAAAAAACTTACAGAAACATTGGATAATACGGCAAAAACGATTTCACAAGCAGAAAAAAGCTTGGATGATATTACAAGTGAAACAAAATTAGTCTTGTACAATGCGAACGAAACGTTAATGGATGTTAACCATAAAGTAAGCAAGCTTGATCCACTGTTTGATGTGGTAGAAGATGCAGGGCAAGCAACGCATCATCTCACTGAAACATTAGCTGATTATACCGGTGCAAAAATGGATGAAGTAAGGACTGGAGCTGAAGTCGGCAGACAGAAGAACCTAAAAGGATTTGTACGCGGCGTCGCTCTTATGTATTACTTAAGAAAAGCAAACAAGAAAAGAAAAGGACAAGCCGCTGATGCTAAGGTAAAGGTAACAGTAAAAGAAGAAATTTAG
- a CDS encoding DUF5665 domain-containing protein, translating into MGLRKEQEQRKLPPKHRSDEKRHDENERFEKLLDKLEDMTTNGRLKDMAYHFTDKKEVIKTNLLAGIARGVGLTIGTAIFIGLFIFILTQMISLPIVGEWVAEFLEMVDQYREQL; encoded by the coding sequence ATGGGGTTACGCAAAGAACAGGAACAACGAAAGCTGCCTCCTAAGCATCGATCCGATGAAAAGCGTCATGATGAAAATGAACGCTTTGAAAAATTATTAGATAAACTCGAAGACATGACAACAAATGGTCGTTTAAAGGATATGGCCTATCACTTCACCGACAAAAAAGAAGTGATTAAAACCAATCTTTTAGCAGGGATTGCTAGAGGTGTTGGATTGACAATAGGAACCGCTATTTTTATTGGGTTATTCATTTTCATTTTAACTCAAATGATCTCACTTCCGATTGTAGGAGAATGGGTAGCTGAATTTTTAGAGATGGTCGATCAGTATCGTGAGCAGCTATAA
- a CDS encoding cation diffusion facilitator family transporter: MSEKRVLMISVYGALLFAVIGVVWGLIINSQMILFDGAYSFISVVLSLMSLLGAAYIKKQDEKRFPFGKEVLEPIIIIVKYSIILVLCIVALASSGYDLFTGGRAVDPGYALVYSILSTVGCAVVLYFLSQKKKTSQSGFIEAEQKQWLMDTLLSGAVLVGFLGATIVSYTQYAAYVAYIDPLMVLLVSLYCLKLPYVMIRDNIREVLEMSPAQPLQTHILKLVEETETKYRFVESVTRTSKVGEKLYIEIDFILDPSSKAQTVREHDEIREEINLKMKDIHYTKWLTVSFTQDRKWA; encoded by the coding sequence ATGAGTGAAAAACGCGTATTAATGATATCGGTTTATGGTGCGCTGCTTTTTGCTGTTATTGGAGTAGTTTGGGGCTTAATCATCAACTCACAGATGATTTTATTTGACGGGGCTTATTCTTTTATAAGTGTTGTCTTATCTCTGATGTCTTTACTCGGTGCAGCATACATTAAAAAGCAGGATGAAAAACGTTTCCCATTTGGAAAAGAAGTGCTTGAGCCGATTATTATTATTGTTAAATATAGTATCATTTTAGTGTTGTGTATAGTGGCACTCGCATCATCAGGATATGACCTATTTACAGGGGGGAGAGCTGTAGATCCCGGGTATGCGCTTGTGTACTCTATTCTTTCAACCGTCGGCTGTGCTGTTGTCTTGTATTTCTTGTCTCAGAAAAAGAAAACAAGTCAATCAGGATTTATTGAAGCTGAACAAAAGCAGTGGTTAATGGATACATTGTTAAGTGGGGCTGTCCTTGTAGGTTTCTTAGGGGCAACGATTGTATCTTATACTCAGTATGCAGCATATGTGGCTTATATTGATCCGCTGATGGTACTTTTAGTGTCCCTATATTGCTTGAAGCTTCCATATGTGATGATTAGAGATAACATTCGAGAAGTGTTAGAAATGTCCCCTGCACAACCTTTGCAAACTCACATATTAAAACTAGTGGAAGAAACGGAAACGAAATATCGTTTCGTAGAATCAGTCACCCGCACATCGAAAGTAGGGGAAAAATTATATATTGAGATTGACTTTATTTTAGATCCATCTTCTAAAGCTCAAACGGTACGAGAGCATGATGAGATCAGAGAAGAAATTAATCTAAAAATGAAGGATATTCATTATACAAAGTGGTTGACCGTTTCATTTACTCAAGATCGTAAATGGGCGTAA
- a CDS encoding TetR family transcriptional regulator — protein MNNKQETKYELILNAAFEQMKEKGFEKASISQIVKHAGVAQGTFYLYFDSKGAIVPAIAERILNEQLEAIQQEVKKDDSIFQIVQVLIDQTYQVTEEHKEVIKFCYSGIAYYHSFQRWEDIYRPYYEWLESKLNIAMEAGHIPMGRSITHLASFIIGLIEQSAETYFFTDAKKSAEELTLYKKELYDFIERAIS, from the coding sequence ATGAATAACAAACAGGAAACAAAATATGAACTTATATTAAATGCCGCATTTGAACAAATGAAAGAGAAGGGATTTGAGAAAGCTTCTATATCACAAATTGTAAAACATGCGGGAGTGGCTCAAGGAACATTTTATTTATATTTTGATTCAAAGGGAGCCATTGTACCTGCCATCGCAGAACGAATTCTAAATGAACAATTAGAAGCTATTCAACAAGAAGTAAAGAAAGATGATTCGATCTTTCAAATTGTGCAAGTGTTGATAGATCAAACCTATCAAGTAACTGAGGAGCATAAAGAAGTGATTAAGTTTTGTTACTCAGGGATTGCTTATTATCACTCGTTTCAAAGATGGGAAGATATTTACCGGCCTTACTATGAGTGGCTGGAGTCGAAATTAAACATCGCGATGGAAGCTGGCCACATTCCAATGGGACGTTCGATCACTCATTTGGCGAGTTTTATTATCGGGTTGATTGAACAATCTGCAGAAACGTACTTTTTCACAGATGCAAAAAAGAGTGCAGAAGAATTAACTTTGTACAAAAAAGAATTATATGATTTTATCGAACGAGCAATAAGCTGA
- a CDS encoding DNA alkylation repair protein, with protein sequence MSSPYLCPSCKTNRSRFNLIEQVATPVKLNPQDGSLVEQYSNDQLDPFHTPYRGPELKVQCGACGLIEDERMFIKRAQT encoded by the coding sequence ATGAGTTCACCCTATCTATGCCCAAGCTGTAAAACAAATCGCTCTCGTTTTAATTTGATCGAGCAAGTAGCGACCCCAGTAAAATTAAATCCTCAAGATGGCTCACTCGTTGAACAATACTCAAACGATCAGTTAGACCCTTTTCATACTCCATACCGCGGACCGGAACTAAAAGTACAATGTGGTGCGTGCGGTCTGATTGAAGACGAAAGAATGTTCATTAAGCGTGCTCAAACGTAA
- a CDS encoding alpha/beta hydrolase has translation MLSILKKCKYGVLISILTINMLALIVVLSVHAWTYTEAGKVPPKTAVLLHAVHHNLVPADMKPPKFFVQGGSPSFTRENISIPVTDGSEIPARMYRPIKGEGHPIILYYHGGAFMKGYGDINTHDNIVRSLAARTKSIVIAVGYRVAPEHPFPAAIEDSYDAFVWAVSEAENLGGDPSKVAVVGDSAGGNLATVVSLMARDRNGPDIAAQALLYPLTTFQDVEFDSRGVYDSGYYLLSRNVMLRARDTYTPEKEMWKLPYTSPLEADDLYKMPPALVITAEFDPLRDEGEAYAKRLAEHGVSVRTLRYNGVMHGFISFYEVMYRGNHGLNQTAAFLNQVFEEAPLYEPYHLHVYEGVEQTNQFREEAEAYAIGSFLLGRQALSMMPFTQ, from the coding sequence GTGTTATCTATCCTTAAAAAATGTAAATATGGAGTGTTGATCTCCATTTTAACGATAAATATGTTAGCCCTTATTGTAGTCCTCTCTGTTCACGCTTGGACTTATACGGAAGCGGGAAAAGTTCCTCCAAAAACCGCTGTTTTGCTGCATGCTGTACATCATAATTTAGTTCCTGCAGATATGAAACCGCCGAAATTTTTTGTGCAAGGCGGCAGTCCTTCATTTACTAGAGAAAACATTTCTATTCCAGTTACTGACGGAAGTGAAATTCCAGCCAGAATGTATCGTCCGATTAAAGGAGAGGGTCATCCGATTATTCTCTATTATCATGGCGGTGCATTTATGAAAGGCTACGGCGATATTAATACTCATGACAATATTGTCCGCTCACTTGCTGCTAGGACAAAAAGTATTGTAATTGCCGTGGGCTACAGAGTGGCGCCAGAACATCCTTTTCCTGCAGCGATTGAAGACAGCTATGATGCCTTTGTGTGGGCTGTTAGTGAGGCGGAAAACTTAGGAGGAGACCCTTCTAAAGTAGCTGTAGTAGGAGATAGTGCAGGCGGGAATTTAGCTACCGTTGTCTCGCTGATGGCTAGAGACCGTAATGGGCCTGATATTGCTGCGCAGGCACTTCTTTATCCGTTAACGACCTTTCAAGATGTTGAGTTTGACTCAAGGGGAGTATATGACAGCGGGTATTATCTATTATCTAGAAACGTTATGTTAAGAGCTAGAGATACGTATACCCCTGAAAAGGAGATGTGGAAGCTTCCTTACACATCCCCGCTTGAGGCAGATGATTTATATAAAATGCCCCCAGCGCTAGTGATTACGGCTGAGTTTGACCCGCTTCGTGATGAAGGAGAAGCTTATGCGAAGCGGTTAGCTGAACATGGTGTCTCTGTACGTACTCTAAGATATAACGGTGTAATGCATGGGTTTATTTCTTTTTATGAAGTCATGTACCGAGGGAATCATGGACTGAATCAAACGGCTGCCTTTCTTAACCAAGTTTTTGAGGAAGCTCCTCTATATGAACCCTATCACTTGCATGTGTACGAGGGTGTAGAACAAACAAATCAGTTCCGAGAAGAAGCAGAGGCGTATGCCATTGGAAGCTTTCTTTTAGGGAGGCAGGCACTATCAATGATGCCATTCACACAATAA
- the msrA gene encoding peptide-methionine (S)-S-oxide reductase MsrA, with protein sequence MSNKREKAMFAGGCFWCMVQPFDEQPGIGDVLSGYSGGEINHPTYEQVKTGESGHYEVVQITYDPEQFSYEKLLSLYWPQIDPTDDEGQFQDRGTQYRTAIFYYTEKQRELALKSKKEIEESGRFNKPIVTKILPAKEFYLAEEKHQKFYKTHKEEYKQDRKQSGRDEFIEANWKK encoded by the coding sequence ATGTCTAATAAAAGAGAGAAAGCCATGTTTGCTGGGGGATGTTTTTGGTGTATGGTACAGCCTTTTGACGAACAGCCAGGAATTGGAGATGTATTATCAGGGTATAGCGGGGGAGAGATCAATCACCCTACATATGAACAAGTGAAAACAGGTGAATCAGGTCATTATGAAGTGGTTCAGATTACATATGACCCCGAACAATTTTCTTATGAAAAGCTGCTATCTTTATACTGGCCGCAAATTGATCCAACTGATGACGAAGGGCAGTTTCAAGATCGAGGCACTCAATACCGTACAGCTATTTTTTACTATACCGAAAAGCAGCGCGAATTGGCACTGAAATCAAAAAAAGAAATCGAAGAAAGCGGCAGATTTAATAAACCGATTGTAACTAAGATACTCCCTGCAAAGGAATTTTATTTAGCTGAAGAAAAGCATCAAAAGTTTTATAAAACACATAAAGAAGAATATAAACAGGATCGCAAGCAATCTGGCCGGGATGAATTTATAGAAGCAAACTGGAAGAAATAA
- the uvsE gene encoding UV DNA damage repair endonuclease UvsE gives MKMGYACQNLTLPTTFRTCRLITMEKEGMEKIKELTLSNIEMLKKVITWNIEQNIYFFRVSSDMIPFATHPKMTWRWQEDTDLRENLDEIHQLQQAHDLRLSMHPGQYTVLNSPKEHVVHNAIKDLEYHADLLHFIGGSDMILHTGGAYGDKEKAKQTFIKAYHDLSENVRRYLRLENDDKTFHTADVLAISKECGVPICFDIHHELCFERTMPELERLIEEVIQTWDHISLVPKMHLSSGKRSMKDPAHADFIRPEDFKRLIVLTEPYEVDIMLEAKAKEKALLQLWEEVSEHE, from the coding sequence ATGAAAATGGGATATGCCTGCCAAAACTTAACATTGCCTACTACTTTTCGGACATGCCGGCTTATAACGATGGAAAAAGAAGGTATGGAGAAAATCAAAGAATTAACTTTATCAAACATTGAAATGTTAAAGAAAGTCATTACATGGAATATTGAACAAAATATTTACTTCTTTAGAGTAAGCAGTGATATGATTCCCTTTGCCACTCATCCCAAAATGACTTGGCGATGGCAAGAAGATACGGACCTGCGGGAGAACTTAGATGAAATTCATCAATTACAGCAAGCGCATGATCTTCGCCTTTCTATGCATCCTGGACAATATACGGTCTTAAATTCACCTAAAGAGCATGTCGTACATAATGCGATAAAAGATTTAGAGTATCACGCAGATTTGCTGCATTTTATCGGAGGAAGTGATATGATTTTGCATACTGGAGGGGCTTATGGAGATAAGGAAAAGGCAAAACAGACGTTTATTAAAGCCTATCATGACTTATCTGAAAACGTTCGTAGGTATCTTAGGTTAGAAAATGATGATAAAACTTTTCACACGGCAGATGTATTAGCTATATCGAAAGAGTGCGGAGTACCCATTTGTTTTGATATTCATCATGAGCTGTGCTTTGAGCGCACAATGCCAGAACTAGAAAGGCTGATTGAAGAAGTCATTCAGACATGGGACCATATATCACTAGTTCCAAAAATGCACTTAAGTTCAGGTAAGAGAAGCATGAAGGACCCAGCTCATGCAGACTTTATCAGACCGGAAGATTTTAAGAGGTTAATCGTTCTTACTGAACCGTATGAAGTGGATATTATGCTAGAAGCAAAAGCCAAGGAAAAAGCTCTGCTGCAATTATGGGAAGAGGTAAGTGAGCATGAATGA
- a CDS encoding YuzF family protein: MNNQNDHQVPQMISSVDPYVVQTLQSVTGSEVVIETTRGNVRGTVANVLPDHVVIESSNSTFFVRIQQIVWIMPV; the protein is encoded by the coding sequence ATGAATAATCAAAATGACCATCAAGTACCTCAAATGATCAGTTCTGTGGACCCTTATGTGGTTCAAACCCTTCAATCTGTGACAGGAAGTGAAGTTGTCATAGAAACAACTCGAGGGAATGTAAGGGGTACAGTCGCAAATGTGCTGCCAGATCATGTAGTCATTGAATCGAGCAATTCTACTTTCTTTGTCCGTATTCAGCAAATTGTATGGATTATGCCTGTCTAA
- a CDS encoding nucleoside hydrolase, whose amino-acid sequence MKKILVFCDPGIDDTIALIYAFQNPEIEVVGIVAEYGNTNRRFAVRNVQYLLSLLGKTDVPVFSGAERALSGEEPVAHPTIHGDFGLGPFTPPDTDETLRENFCDLIQLLEKYGDELTIVTLGRLTSLGMLFLLYPNLMKRITNYHIMGGAFFVPGNVTPVAEANIYGDPTAALIVMKFAKNITLFPLNITDHIYITPELAEQLDVVGCEDILYPILDFYYSFYQSQIPDIEGSPVHDLIPMIALTNPDWFTLKNYLIYIQNEAGIARGLTSADMRHYETLPPAPIHKVATKMDNTHFEEHLLDIMTRKPD is encoded by the coding sequence ATGAAAAAGATACTCGTATTTTGTGATCCCGGAATTGATGATACAATCGCCCTAATCTACGCCTTTCAAAATCCAGAAATTGAAGTGGTTGGAATCGTGGCTGAATACGGAAATACTAACAGACGGTTCGCTGTTCGTAATGTCCAATACTTGCTATCTTTACTTGGAAAAACAGATGTGCCTGTATTTAGCGGGGCTGAGCGCGCATTAAGCGGAGAAGAGCCTGTCGCACACCCGACCATTCACGGTGATTTTGGCCTCGGCCCTTTTACACCTCCAGATACGGATGAGACCCTTCGTGAAAACTTTTGCGATCTCATCCAACTATTAGAAAAATATGGGGATGAATTAACGATTGTCACACTCGGCCGTTTGACTTCACTAGGAATGTTATTTCTTCTATACCCTAATTTAATGAAAAGAATCACTAATTACCACATAATGGGCGGAGCTTTTTTTGTTCCAGGAAATGTCACACCTGTGGCTGAGGCAAACATTTATGGTGACCCCACTGCAGCACTCATTGTAATGAAATTCGCAAAAAACATTACCTTATTTCCACTTAATATAACCGATCATATTTATATTACTCCAGAGCTTGCAGAACAATTAGACGTTGTAGGCTGCGAAGACATTTTGTATCCGATTCTTGATTTTTATTATTCGTTTTATCAGAGTCAAATTCCGGATATTGAAGGTAGTCCCGTGCATGATTTAATACCGATGATTGCCCTGACGAATCCAGATTGGTTTACACTTAAAAACTATTTAATCTATATCCAAAATGAGGCTGGAATTGCGCGCGGACTAACAAGTGCTGACATGCGCCATTATGAAACACTGCCCCCTGCTCCAATTCACAAAGTGGCAACAAAAATGGATAACACACATTTTGAAGAACATTTACTAGACATTATGACAAGGAAACCAGACTAA
- a CDS encoding HesB/YadR/YfhF family protein, whose amino-acid sequence MDIQITKPALAWFKEEFQLQGEGEYIRFFARYGGCGNIQSGFSLGISQDPPVKIGTKAEVDGIIFYIEEKDLWYFKNLDLKVKYSRKFDEIEFVYEEQT is encoded by the coding sequence TTGGACATCCAAATTACAAAGCCGGCACTAGCTTGGTTTAAAGAAGAATTTCAATTACAGGGAGAGGGAGAATATATCCGGTTTTTTGCAAGATATGGAGGGTGCGGTAATATTCAAAGCGGGTTCTCACTTGGGATCAGCCAAGATCCCCCGGTTAAAATTGGTACAAAGGCAGAAGTAGACGGTATTATTTTCTATATTGAAGAAAAGGACTTATGGTATTTTAAAAACCTCGATCTTAAAGTGAAATACAGCCGCAAATTTGATGAAATTGAATTTGTGTATGAAGAGCAAACGTAA
- a CDS encoding chemotaxis protein: MNDQTDILLDSGTNELEVVMFEVANGTFGINVLKVREIINPLPITLTPNAHKHVEGVIRLRQEVIPVVDLAKVLNLPASVDPTQDKFIVAELNKMKVAFHVNSVSRIHRISWEQIEKPSELSLNAESHTIGIVKLEEEMSLLLDFEKIVVDINPKTGLSVEQIKKLGQRERSEKRIMIAEDSAILRKLLSDTLKEAGYEKLSFYENGRQAWDVLEEYKQSDGDLPVDLVITDIEMPQMDGHHLTRRIKQDPVLKQLPVLIFSSLITSDLHHKGEKVGADKQISKPEIVELVQTIDMFVK, translated from the coding sequence ATGAACGATCAGACAGATATTTTATTAGATAGCGGCACCAATGAATTAGAAGTAGTGATGTTTGAAGTTGCAAACGGGACTTTTGGGATTAATGTCTTGAAAGTAAGAGAGATTATTAATCCTCTTCCTATTACGTTAACGCCTAATGCTCATAAGCATGTAGAAGGAGTGATCCGCCTGAGACAAGAGGTCATTCCAGTGGTTGACCTAGCTAAGGTGTTAAACCTTCCTGCTTCAGTCGATCCCACGCAAGATAAATTTATTGTCGCTGAATTAAATAAGATGAAAGTAGCTTTTCATGTCAACAGTGTATCAAGAATACATCGTATATCATGGGAACAAATTGAAAAACCAAGTGAGCTATCCTTGAATGCCGAAAGTCATACAATCGGTATTGTTAAACTTGAAGAAGAGATGTCTTTGCTGCTTGATTTTGAGAAGATCGTAGTAGATATTAATCCAAAAACGGGATTAAGTGTTGAGCAAATTAAGAAGCTCGGTCAAAGAGAACGTTCAGAAAAAAGGATTATGATTGCAGAGGACTCTGCTATTTTAAGAAAACTCTTATCTGATACACTTAAAGAAGCAGGGTATGAAAAGCTCTCTTTCTATGAAAATGGCCGCCAAGCGTGGGATGTTCTTGAAGAATATAAACAAAGTGATGGTGATCTTCCTGTCGATTTAGTCATTACCGATATTGAAATGCCGCAAATGGATGGACACCATCTAACTCGGCGCATTAAACAGGACCCAGTCTTAAAGCAGCTTCCTGTTCTTATTTTCTCTTCTTTAATTACGAGTGATCTTCATCATAAAGGTGAGAAAGTAGGAGCAGATAAACAAATAAGTAAGCCTGAGATCGTAGAGCTTGTTCAAACGATTGATATGTTTGTAAAATAA
- a CDS encoding SurA N-terminal domain-containing protein: MKKKLGLGMAAIALAVTLAACGDNEETEVETDETETEETAEHPETEAPSEFSLDTEDIPEVVATVNGEDIERDDYVRAVESQAMMYTQFGIDFNDEEGQAMLEEVKDGVLQGLIEDRLLIQASEDVEVTDEEIDQELEMAMAQSQIESQEQLEELLAEQGFTVEDLREDFEKQLRVQKFIEEQTEAPEVSEEEIQSAYDQQVEMAEQSGAEEIPSFEEQRDSIEAELIQEARMAQRDQIVAELQEQSDIETNV; the protein is encoded by the coding sequence ATGAAAAAGAAACTAGGACTAGGTATGGCAGCTATTGCACTAGCTGTTACACTAGCAGCGTGTGGAGACAACGAAGAGACAGAAGTCGAAACAGATGAGACAGAAACTGAAGAAACAGCAGAACATCCAGAAACAGAAGCTCCAAGTGAGTTTTCTTTAGATACTGAGGATATTCCTGAAGTTGTTGCTACAGTAAACGGCGAAGACATCGAGAGAGATGATTATGTACGTGCTGTTGAATCTCAAGCAATGATGTATACTCAGTTTGGGATTGACTTTAACGATGAAGAAGGACAAGCAATGCTTGAAGAAGTAAAAGATGGTGTGTTGCAAGGGTTAATTGAGGACCGCCTTCTCATTCAAGCTTCAGAAGATGTTGAAGTAACAGATGAAGAGATCGACCAAGAGCTTGAGATGGCAATGGCTCAATCACAAATCGAATCCCAAGAGCAGCTTGAAGAACTTTTAGCTGAACAGGGCTTTACAGTTGAAGATCTTCGTGAAGACTTTGAAAAGCAATTAAGAGTTCAAAAATTCATTGAAGAACAAACAGAAGCTCCAGAGGTTTCTGAAGAAGAAATCCAATCAGCGTATGACCAGCAAGTAGAAATGGCAGAACAAAGCGGTGCGGAAGAAATTCCTTCATTTGAAGAGCAGCGTGATTCAATTGAAGCTGAGTTAATTCAAGAAGCAAGAATGGCTCAACGCGATCAAATTGTTGCTGAATTACAAGAACAAAGTGATATTGAAACAAACGTATAA
- a CDS encoding HesB-like (seleno)protein, with the protein MNITDSAKAFLEETMQEHGLKTIRVVFAGMGUGGPKLGLALDEPAESDKREVINGIDVAFEEGIYDQVASLTLDMQATEQGEGLVMVGGGQDCC; encoded by the coding sequence ATGAACATTACTGATAGTGCAAAAGCATTTTTAGAAGAAACGATGCAAGAACACGGATTAAAAACGATTCGCGTGGTTTTTGCAGGCATGGGCTGAGGAGGCCCTAAGCTTGGTCTGGCTCTGGATGAGCCGGCAGAATCTGATAAACGTGAAGTCATTAACGGTATCGATGTTGCTTTTGAAGAAGGCATTTATGATCAAGTAGCTAGTCTTACGCTTGATATGCAGGCAACTGAACAAGGCGAGGGTCTTGTGATGGTTGGCGGCGGGCAAGATTGCTGTTAA